ATCGACGTAGTGGTGGGGCAACCGGTCGACGACGAGATGGAGAGGGTGCTCGGGCTCGCCGAGGCGGTCGGTGAGCCCGTCACCGTCACGTTCCAGTTGGAGGGACGCGAGGAGGCGGAACGCGCGGTGCTCGTGCCCGCGGCGACGCTCGCGCTCTGGGAGCACTGGGCGCCCGCCGCCTACCCGGGGAGCGACGCGGGGGAGGAGCCTGAACTGGCCCACCCGTTGGAATTCGGCGCGTTCACGTTGTTCCGGCGCCGTGTGGGGGGACGTACGGCGGTCGCTCGCCGGGGCGTGGTGGTGGCCGAGCTGCTGGACCCCGAGGAGGCGTACTGGCTCCGGCAACAGGCCGACCGCGTCCGCCACGGCTTCATGGATCCGAAGCAACGGGCGGCGTTCGAGGAGTTCCTGGCCCGGCAGGAAGCTCTTGACGATCAGTGAAGCCCTCCACCGCCACGGCGGCGGTCATGCGCGGTCGTCGAAGGTGACCACGACCTTCTCCGCGGCGCCCGGGGCGAGGGCGAGTTCGAAGGCTCGGTGGACCTCGGTGAACGGCACGCGGTGGCTGATGAGGCGGGCGAAGCGTTCGTGGTGCTCGACGAGTTCGGGCGTCACCTCGAAGATCTCCGTGGGGTAGCCCTGCGAGGCGATCAGCGTGAGTTCGCTGCGCAACATGCCGCCGAGGTCGATCACGTCGGACTTCTTCTGTACGGCGACCATGACCAGCGTGGCGTGCCACTTGGCGTTGTCGACGACGGCCTGGAAGACGGCGGGCGCGCCGGCGGCGTCGATGTAGATGTCGGTGCCGGGGCGGGGCTGGCCGAGGGCGTTGGCGGCCTGGCCGTGGAGTTCGGTGAGACGCTCGGTGATGTTCTCGGTCGCCGAGTTGATGACGGCGTCGGCGCCGACGGCCAGCGCGGTTTCCAGCCGCTCGGGGATGACGTCGGCGACGACCACGTGCTCGACGCCGCGCAGCTTCAGCCAGATCGTCGCGCCCAGCCCGATGGGCCCGGCACCGAAGACCACGACCTTGTCGGCGGGCTTGGCCTCGGAGCGGTTGACGCAGTGCCGGGCCACCGCCATCGGCTCGTTGAGGGAGGCGACCTCGAAGGGGACGGTGTCGGGGAAGACGGTGACGTTCTTGCCGGTCTCGACGCCCTCGAT
This DNA window, taken from Streptomyces sp. NBC_00663, encodes the following:
- a CDS encoding zinc-dependent alcohol dehydrogenase, with translation MATMKSVLTAKDKVDVQDVERPAPGPQDALVRIRACGICGTDTFFLHLGGMPAGADGSMRAIPLGHEPAGEIVEVGAEVTDVAVGDRVVVNPQGVPSGIIGCGGAHGAMSEYLLIEGVETGKNVTVFPDTVPFEVASLNEPMAVARHCVNRSEAKPADKVVVFGAGPIGLGATIWLKLRGVEHVVVADVIPERLETALAVGADAVINSATENITERLTELHGQAANALGQPRPGTDIYIDAAGAPAVFQAVVDNAKWHATLVMVAVQKKSDVIDLGGMLRSELTLIASQGYPTEIFEVTPELVEHHERFARLISHRVPFTEVHRAFELALAPGAAEKVVVTFDDRA